The segment AGCCACATCTCGTAAAGCGACAGAACGATTTGGGCCGCCAGCGACAGCCCCATCAACAGGCCCCCGATGATGACCGTGTAGGCGAAAAGCGGTTGAAGCTTGGTAAACCACCAGGAGCCGATATCGACCCAGATCGCCAGAAAAGGGATCGCCACCAGAATGGCGCGCCACCGGGCGTTCACCTCGCTGAGAACAAAAATCCCGCTGGTGAACATAAAGATAAAGCTGATTCCGAACAGATGGATATGGGAGACGCGGACCAGACTCTTGATCGACTGTCCCATGTCGATCTGGGTAAAGGCCGATACTTCTTCATAAGTCGTCAGCGGCGGGAGCGGCATCCCCGATTCCTTGCTGTGGCAAGTGGCGCACTGATCGAGGAAAATTTGCTTTACCGGGGCAAAATCGGCTTCGGTCGCTCCCTGCCTGATCCACGCCACGACTTCCTTTTTTTGAGCCGGGGCGAGATTCTCCCCCATCGACCCCTCCAAGGTCCCTTCCAGCCGGGTAACCCCCCGTTGGCCGTAGTACTTGATGATCACCGCCTGCACCATACCGGTTCCATCTTTCGAATGGGGCTCAATTTCAATCAGGAAAAGATAGAGGACCGCCATCAAATATCCGATCCCGATGCTCAGCAGAAAACAGGTGAACAGGACTTTTATCGGTAGCGAAGCGGTTCGCAACTTCATTTTATCTTCTCCTTACTCCAGACGGGTTCACCCTCCGAAAGATCAGAAACGATACCCGACGACAAAACTGACGATCTGGGCGGTGTAATCGCGGATCTGGGCCCCCAGGTAAATGCTGGTTCCCGAGCCGGCTTCGACGTCGCCCATGAAGGGCTGCATCACGTCGGTCCGAAAATCGGTGATGTCGAACTTCTCAAGGATATATTGAAGCCGCCAAAACAGCGCCGGCGACACCGCGTAGCGAAGCGCGGCCTCCAGCCGCTGAAGGCGCTCCGTGATGTCGGGATAGTTCTCCGCCGTTGCGGAGATGTTCTGCGCCTCCGTTCCCCCGGCGGGAGGAACCGGGTTGGAAGCGCGCATCGCCCCCACCGCCCGAGAGGCGTTCCACGAAAGATCGAGATCGGCTTTCGACGGGATCAAAACAATATTCACCGACACCCCGACCGTATCGATTTTATCTTTGTTCTGAGAGATCCAATCGTACGTCGGATTCTCGAGTTGGGCCGGAGGGGTTCGATACCGGGAGCGCTGTAGCGCGTCGAAGACCTCCCGCATGTAACTGGCGTAGAGGGTGATCCCAGGCGCGATCGGACTCCAGGAAAAGTCGAGCCCGGCCGCCCAGTTCTGATCCTCCTGAAGGCCGAAAGGGGAATTCTTGTAGTCGTCCTTCCGGTAGCTGACCGATGGGGTGAACGAGAGGGTCTCCTTCGGGCTGATCTGCGCCAGAAGGTCGACGCGGTGGCGGTCGCGGTCGGCCTCGTCATATTTGCGAAGGAGCAGATGCTGGGCTTGCGTGGTGTCGAGCCCTTCGACATCGACATGGGTGTGCGCCAGGTGGGCGAAGGTATTGTAGTCGCCGTTGCGCCGCCACGATCGCGCGTAGGAGGTGCGCAGCAGAAGCCAATCGATTCCGGTGTAGTCGAGCGACACCTTGGGTGTATGCTCGTTCGTCGTCGGCGCCTCCCGATGACGATCGTCCCGGCTCCAACGCATCCAATCATAACCGACGCCGAGCGAGAGCGACCGGCCCGATTGCCAATCGGTTGCAGCCCCGGCGCTCTCTTTTGTATAGTTGATGCTGGAGCTTCTGACCTCTTCGTTGAGGATCGAGAGATCGGTCCGGACCTGGGCCGGGAAGATCCGCTCCGGGGTCTTGTTGTTGAATCCATAGAACCGATAATAACTTTTCACCCCCACACTCTCGACCGGACGGCTCGTGAACTTCAGATAACCGGTCCAAATGTCGACCTTGCCGTCGAGGCTGTCCGCCGGGAGGACAAGGGCCGGCGCCGAAACGGCGGTGTTGATCGTATGCGGAAGAAAATGATCGTCCTGTGTCCGCCGGCTGTAGGAGAGGGTCCCGGAGAGACGGCTGCGCCGCGGAAGGTTGACCGCGCCGGTGAGATGGATCGTATGGGCCACGTTGTCCGGAGGGAGGTCCAAGCGGCCGCGGCTCGGCGCGCCGACGGCGTCGGTCGCGCTGAGGGGATTGTCCCAGATCAGCGCATCAATATCGTTCTGAAAGAGAGACAAACCATAACCTAGTTGAAGCTGCCACCTCTCCCGCGTCAGCTCCGCCGTCAATTTCAGATCGTCGATGCGTTGATCAATCGGCTCCGGAAGCTCCACCTGATTGGTGAAGAGAAAGGTGGTTGAGATCGGCCGGTTTCCCTGCTTATGAATCACGGCATACTCCGCCTGAAGCGTCAAGGTGGGATAGGGAGACCCAACCCAGAGAAAACGCGCGGTGTCCCAGCGGGTCGTCAGGTCGACCGGCGGAGTCGTTGCCAGAAAACTTCGCAGAATATTAGGCCGGTCCGCAGCGGCCGCCCCCGCCAGACTCGTTTGGAGGAGATCGGGAAGCTGGAAAACCCCGGGGGTCGTCTCCACAAAGGGGCTGCGGCCCGTGTTGCTGTAGGTGTGCGGGGTCTGATCCCATTCAAACTCAAAGAGGCTTCGTCCGGGACGGACGCTTCGCAAAAGAAAATTCTGATCCTCCTCGCCGATCTCCCGCGCCCTTAATTCCAGAAAATAACGATCATCGGCCCGGTCGACCCGCAGATAAAGGTTCTCCAGGAAAGGTCCGGCGGGAACCTCTCCGTATTCCTCGAACTTACCGCGGTCCTCCTCCGAAGGGCGGTCGATAAAGACCCGTCCCCCCACTTCCACCTCGCCGCTCAGACGAACCCTTTCTTCTTCCGTTTCGGCAAAGCCCGCGGCCGGAAGGAGAAGAAGCGCCGTCATTAGAAAGACACCCCAAGAGAATCGAATTCGATCGTTCATCTTCCCCTCCTAACGTTGATAGGCTCGGCCCGATGGATGATTGCTCCCGTGAATCGTGCTGTGACAGTTCGTGCAGGAGCGGTTGAAAACAAACCGCGTTCGGGGATCATGCGGCTGGGTCGGATGCCGTGTTTCCAGGTGGCACTTCTGGCAGAGCTTCGGTTTGGCGGTGATGAGCAGCGCCTCGTGATTGGAGCCGTGGGATTCATGGCAATTGGCACAATTCTCCATCGCCGGCGGGTGCTCCCAGAGAAACGGTCCCCGTTTCTCGGCATGGCAGGAATAACAGAGATCGTTCACCGAGTTGGCTTTGAGCAGCGCGTCTGAGATGCTTCCATGAGGGTTGTGGCAGCTCGAGCAGGTCATCTTTCCTTCCCGCAGCGGCATATGGGTGGATCGCATCAACTGCGCCTTTCGCTGGATGTGACATTGTCCGCAGGTCTCTATTTCGGTCGGCTTCGCCAGCTGATATCGCTCCGAATGATTGTCCATCACCCGATGGCATACGGTGCAGGCCAGCCCGCGTGCTTCATGAACGCTTCCCTGCCAGTGAAGTCGAGCCGACTTTTGGTGGCAACCGAGGCAAACCGAATTGCGCCGGTCGACCGGGGTGGGGTCGTTTTTTGAAAAAGTAATCAGGCGCTCATAAGAGTCACCCGACGATTCCGCATGAAGCTTTCCGGGGCCATGGCAACTTTCACATCCCTGGGCCTCTTTTTCAGTCCGGGGATGTTTGAGAAAGAGTTTGCCCATGGTCGTCGTCGCAAATCGCTCGTACTGTTTCTCATGACAGAGCCGGCAGGTTTCCGATCCGACAAATTCGGAGGAAGCCGGAGGAGAGTCGGCATCTTCCGCCGCGGCGGAAACAGGACCACTGACCCCCACGGCCGCCCAGACGAGCAGCCCCATCAACCCTCCAGCCATTGCCATGAGAAGGATTCGACCCTTTGCATTCAACGCGACACCTCCTTGTGTGTAAAGATCGAGCCGCTTTAATGAAACCGAGAAAAGACGCAGCCCCTTCGATCGTCATCGAGCTATTTTTTCAAGGACAACATGTAGTCGACCAAAGCAGCGATCTCTTCCTCGCTCCCCTTGACGGCCATCATCTTCGCCCCCGGCACTGCCTCTTTCGGGTTCTTGAGGAACTTCTTCAACCAATCACGATCACGCTGATTTCCGACATCGGTCAAATCGGGCCCCATCTTGCCACCCGTTCCTGCAATGACATGGCAAAGGCTGCATTTCTTATCCCCATAGAGCTTCTTCCCCTTTTCCACGTCGGAAGCGAATGCCGGCGAAATACCATAAAAGACAACGCTCAAAGCAAACAGAAAACCGGATATAAGAATAGACGCGTGTTTCATCATCTCCTCTTCTCCTTTTCGTACACTTCGACACACCATTTGATTCAGATGGCTTCCTGTCCACCCGCTCAAGCCGCCGGGCTGTAACGATTTCAATCCGGCGCACAGACGGCGGGTCGGATCATCCGCAAGAAGCGGTCGCCAGATGTCGCCCCGGGGGATCCGATCTGATCTCCGACGCCCGCGTCCACGCTCCCGATGTCGGAAGGACATTGATCACATTTTCCTTGATGTTGATACGGACTCCGCTGGGATACCGGTCATACATTATCCCAGTGGTAACTAAACGAACGCCTTAACGAGATGCATTCAGGGAAAATATACTGCCACATTTGAAAACGCGCAACACCACGAGCGTGGTGTTTTGCACTTGGACGCGGGCGATAAAACAAAACACCTGCGTTATTTTCTTTATCAACACCCTTCGGTATCTCTCCGATGGACAGAAAAAGGAGAGAGAGGAAGATTTGAACGTTTTACATTCGCGCGCAAAACCCCCCTTTCGTGGCGTTGCGGCGTTCCAGTGGACGACGCATACTTTCTTCTGATCACTTCGAGCAGAAATAAAGGCATCATCAATTAAAGGAGGTTTTCATGGAGACGATGACATGGTTTCTTTCCGAGATGGCTCCCTGGATCGGGATCCTTCCTTTGGCGCTCTTTTCCTTCATTCCGGCAATCTATCTCCTCTCTTCCGCGCGACCGCAGGTAAAGAGAGTCCAGGTTGTTTGTCCGCAGTCGGGAAAACGGATCAAGGTCCGATTGAAGATCAACCTCTTCAGAAATCCCAATAAAACTGGAAAAGGCCTGGATATCGTGAGCTGTTCGAACTATTCCGGAGCGGCGGTCGATTGCGCTAAAGAATGCCTGTTCGACGCCAGGGCTCAACAGGCCTTTCGAAGAGCGGGAAGACGACATGCGGCGAAAAACAGCATTATTGTTCTCCCATAAGTTTTTTATCTCAGGAGAAATAAAATGAAGAGAACAATATATGCGCTGATCACATTCATCCTCCTCAGCGCCGGAACGGCGTATGGAAAGACCTTCACCTTGAAAACAACGATGTCGGGCGAATTCGCTTTTGTCGGTCCGGACGGAACGAAGAATCCGACCCTCGAGTTGCACGAGGGCGACGTTGTGGAGCTGATCATCGAAAACGGCGATGGGGCTCCGCATGTTTTTGCGATCCCTGAACTGGAGGTGAAGTCGAATCGGGTCGACACGGTGGGGGAAAGGACGATCGTCAGATTCGTGGTGAAGAAAGGAGTGTTTAAATACTTCTGCCCTCTTCCGGGCCACCGCAGGCTCGGAATGGAAGGAACGATTGTCTGCAGGCGTAAATGAGATCGTACGACGGCTCACTCTCTACATCTTTCTCGACCATGCGGTTCGCTCTTTCGTTCTTGACGTATGTTTTCAGGGCGGTATACTCGGTGGAGTGTGTGAGGAGGAACGACATGAATGAGGTGATGCAGAGTTTTAATCGGGTCCGCAACAACGGATTAGCCGAGCGGTTTTACGAAATCTTCCTGGAGGCGGACCCTCGGCTCAAACCGCTGTTTACAAATACCGACTTCAAGCGGCAGAGAGATCTGCTCATCCATGCCATCGTGATGTTGATCGAGTATGCCGACGGAAAACCGCTGGGGGAAATGGCGATCAGACGGTTGGGTGAGCTCCACAGCCGCAGGAAAATGAATGTGACCCCCGATCTTTATCCGATCTGGGTCGACGCGATGGTCGGCGCGCTCGCCGAATTAGACTCCGAATTCTCTCCCGATCTCGAACAGCAATGGCGCAACGTCATGCAAAAAGGGATTGCAGTGATGGTTGAGATGAATTAGAGGTAACGCTCCTCGCCCGATGCCGCTCGGTTGACAGAATAGAGTAAATTAAGTGAGATCTGTCGGGATAACCTTGTTGACAGAGAATGGACTCTCGTTTGGATCCAGATTTTTTAACGAACATATTGTTGAAGAAGAGTGATGAGATAGACAATGTAAAGAGTCAAAAGTAATAACCCCCGTCTTTGTTCGATAAAACCGCTCCGCGTAGGAAAGATGAGCAAAACGGCCGCAAGTCCAAACAGCAACGCGACTGCCACCTCGATCACGTTAACAGTGATAGGATGGATGACGGCTGCCACGGCAATAATGAAAAGACCATTAAAGATATTGCTGCCAAGAACCGTCCCCAGACTCACCTCATCGTGACCTCGAATCTTCCCAACGATGGTGGTTGCAAGCTCCGGCACATCTTATCACCTGAACTCAAAACAAAAAGCTCTTAGATTGTCAACGAAGACTAGCTACCGCCTTTTCGTCCCCGCATGGTCAAAAAACTCATGTGGCCTTTCCATGTAGATCCAACTGAAAAGTAAATTAGGCCTTAAAGGGGTAGACTTTATAAGATTAGGATAATAGTAGAGAGTGAAGGTTATCCTCGGTTCATAGTCATCATGCGTATTAGGACGGAATTACGAATGTGATAAAAACGTGATAGAACCAATCGGAACAGATGTAATCATCCGATTCAATAGAACGAATAGAATGCTGACAAGATTCTGATTTTAAAAGAAATGCGGGGAAAACAAACCAAAATCAAGCCGTTATGAAAAATGCCTCTTTTATACTGGCAGTCTTGGGGTCAGGGGTTCGATCCCCCTCAGCTCCACCAAAAATATCAAAGGGTTGGGAAACCAGCCCTTTTTTTTCGTCCAAACATTGGCCAAACATTGGCCAAATCTGAGGGGCAGAGCGGGACATTTTGTCCTGAAAAACCTTCATGAAGGCCGACCCGTCCTGGCGCGTTAAGTTCGGAATGAACTTCGAGTACTTCTGTAACATTCGAATCGTGCTGTGTCCTAACATCTTCGCCACCCACTCCGGATTCTCGCCCGATCCGAGCATCAGTGTCGCAAAGGTATGCCGTGTTTGATACAGGGTCCTCAATCGAATCCCCGCCTCTTCGAGGGTTGGATACCAGACCCGGTTCCGAAGGTTCGCGGTATCCAGAGCGCCCCCGATTGCGTTCGGAAATACATACTGACTTGCCCATAAAACGATCGCTCGCTGTTTTAGCATGACCTGTTGAACGGGTGGGAGCATGTCGACGTATCGTACCGGATCATTCATGATGGGGTTCGTCCCCTTTTTCAAGACACGAATGCCCTGGTCGAGCAAGTCCGGATTACTTTAGATATACCTCGCTGAGGTGATCGAGGAGGAGATGAAACTCCTCATGTTTTCCTTTGCCGACCACCTCTTCCTCGATCCGGTCGAACGCGTTTAAGAGCGCCTTCTGCTTGCCGTCGCTTAAGAAACGATCCGCCATCGGAAACAGAATGTGATTTTCTTTTTCGATATGTTGGGTCAGATGTTGAATGTAGCTCCGGGCCGACGCGGCGAACGAAGCGGCCGCTTCCGGATCGTCGGCCTGATAACCGGCAACGGCCTTGGAAAGAGCTTCCACATACCGACGGCCCTGATCGTGCTCCTGCAACATGACCCCGACCGGTCCCCCCTCTCTCGGCATTCCGGCTTCTTCCAGCGCAGGAAAAAGAAACGTCTCTTCTTTTCCATGATGGCATCGGTCGGCAAAAATTCGGATAAACTCCAACATTCGGTCAAGATCGGTCGCATCCACCCGCTCTCCCGCCTCCAAACGCGCGGCGACCTTGTCCAGCACCCTCAGCAGGAGGAGGATCGCTTCGTGTTCCTTCTTCAGTTGATCGGTCGGCTTCATGATGACCTCCCTCTATTTTTCATAATCGCAGCCTTCTCAACCGCAGGGCGTTCATGATGACCGAGACCGAACTGAAGGTCATCGCCGCGGCGGCGATCATCGGCGAGAGGAGAAGACCGAAAACGGGATAAAGCACCCCTGCGGCGATCGGAACGCCGAGCGTGTTGTAGATAAAGGCGAAGAAGAGGTTCTGACGGATGTTCCGCATCGTCGCCCGGCTGAGTCGGCGGGCCCGGACGATGCCACGTAGATCCCCCTTGACCAGCGTCACGCCGGCGCTCTCCATCGCCACATCGGTGCCGGTCCCCATGGCGACCCCGACCTGGGCCTGGGCGAGGGCAGGGGCGTCGTTGATGCCGTCTCCCGCCATCGCCACGGTCCGCGCTTCGGTTTGAAGTTGTTTGACCACTTCCGCTTTCTGCTCGGGCAATACTTCGGCTTGAACATGGTCGATGTGGAGCTTGCCCGCCACCGCCTCGGCGGTCTTGCGGCTGTCGCCGGTGAGCATCACCACTCTGATCCCCTCGGCGTGGAGATTTTTGATCGCCTCCGGGGTGGTTTCCTTGATCGGATCGGCCACACCGATCAAACCGGCGGCTTTGCCGTCAACGCTCAAGAACATGACCGTCTGCCCCTCGGC is part of the Candidatus Manganitrophus noduliformans genome and harbors:
- a CDS encoding MtrB/PioB family decaheme-associated outer membrane protein codes for the protein MNDRIRFSWGVFLMTALLLLPAAGFAETEEERVRLSGEVEVGGRVFIDRPSEEDRGKFEEYGEVPAGPFLENLYLRVDRADDRYFLELRAREIGEEDQNFLLRSVRPGRSLFEFEWDQTPHTYSNTGRSPFVETTPGVFQLPDLLQTSLAGAAAADRPNILRSFLATTPPVDLTTRWDTARFLWVGSPYPTLTLQAEYAVIHKQGNRPISTTFLFTNQVELPEPIDQRIDDLKLTAELTRERWQLQLGYGLSLFQNDIDALIWDNPLSATDAVGAPSRGRLDLPPDNVAHTIHLTGAVNLPRRSRLSGTLSYSRRTQDDHFLPHTINTAVSAPALVLPADSLDGKVDIWTGYLKFTSRPVESVGVKSYYRFYGFNNKTPERIFPAQVRTDLSILNEEVRSSSINYTKESAGAATDWQSGRSLSLGVGYDWMRWSRDDRHREAPTTNEHTPKVSLDYTGIDWLLLRTSYARSWRRNGDYNTFAHLAHTHVDVEGLDTTQAQHLLLRKYDEADRDRHRVDLLAQISPKETLSFTPSVSYRKDDYKNSPFGLQEDQNWAAGLDFSWSPIAPGITLYASYMREVFDALQRSRYRTPPAQLENPTYDWISQNKDKIDTVGVSVNIVLIPSKADLDLSWNASRAVGAMRASNPVPPAGGTEAQNISATAENYPDITERLQRLEAALRYAVSPALFWRLQYILEKFDITDFRTDVMQPFMGDVEAGSGTSIYLGAQIRDYTAQIVSFVVGYRF
- a CDS encoding DmsE family decaheme c-type cytochrome; the encoded protein is MNAKGRILLMAMAGGLMGLLVWAAVGVSGPVSAAAEDADSPPASSEFVGSETCRLCHEKQYERFATTTMGKLFLKHPRTEKEAQGCESCHGPGKLHAESSGDSYERLITFSKNDPTPVDRRNSVCLGCHQKSARLHWQGSVHEARGLACTVCHRVMDNHSERYQLAKPTEIETCGQCHIQRKAQLMRSTHMPLREGKMTCSSCHNPHGSISDALLKANSVNDLCYSCHAEKRGPFLWEHPPAMENCANCHESHGSNHEALLITAKPKLCQKCHLETRHPTQPHDPRTRFVFNRSCTNCHSTIHGSNHPSGRAYQR
- a CDS encoding c-type cytochrome → MMKHASILISGFLFALSVVFYGISPAFASDVEKGKKLYGDKKCSLCHVIAGTGGKMGPDLTDVGNQRDRDWLKKFLKNPKEAVPGAKMMAVKGSEEEIAALVDYMLSLKK
- a CDS encoding cupredoxin domain-containing protein yields the protein MKRTIYALITFILLSAGTAYGKTFTLKTTMSGEFAFVGPDGTKNPTLELHEGDVVELIIENGDGAPHVFAIPELEVKSNRVDTVGERTIVRFVVKKGVFKYFCPLPGHRRLGMEGTIVCRRK
- a CDS encoding globin domain-containing protein — its product is MNEVMQSFNRVRNNGLAERFYEIFLEADPRLKPLFTNTDFKRQRDLLIHAIVMLIEYADGKPLGEMAIRRLGELHSRRKMNVTPDLYPIWVDAMVGALAELDSEFSPDLEQQWRNVMQKGIAVMVEMN
- a CDS encoding tyrosine-type recombinase/integrase translates to MNDPVRYVDMLPPVQQVMLKQRAIVLWASQYVFPNAIGGALDTANLRNRVWYPTLEEAGIRLRTLYQTRHTFATLMLGSGENPEWVAKMLGHSTIRMLQKYSKFIPNLTRQDGSAFMKVFQDKMSRSAPQIWPMFGQCLDEKKGLVSQPFDIFGGAEGDRTPDPKTASIKEAFFITA
- a CDS encoding hemerythrin domain-containing protein codes for the protein MKPTDQLKKEHEAILLLLRVLDKVAARLEAGERVDATDLDRMLEFIRIFADRCHHGKEETFLFPALEEAGMPREGGPVGVMLQEHDQGRRYVEALSKAVAGYQADDPEAAASFAASARSYIQHLTQHIEKENHILFPMADRFLSDGKQKALLNAFDRIEEEVVGKGKHEEFHLLLDHLSEVYLK